In Phalacrocorax aristotelis chromosome 6, bGulAri2.1, whole genome shotgun sequence, one DNA window encodes the following:
- the RBM15B gene encoding putative RNA-binding protein 15B: MKRGSERDSSPPGAGGGRAAAVKRPRERERESSSRRGPHRSSGASRSSRDKSTPGGGGGGGGGTTTTTTSGGGSSSRSHRGDERAGGGGDSNHRPAGSGSASGARGGGSQAAPSSSSSSSSSSSRALGVPKAKALPGAVVAPSLLLAGPPPGAAPSLLLAGPLGGSAGLAGEPPGSCEYKTLLVSGLSAALPDQLLEDGLFRLFQRFAGGGAGDISVKLSHTPELGRVAYVNFRHPGDARDARRHARARQLLLYDRPLKVEPVYLRGGRRSRTPPPAPSPEPLGYLPPIHGTYQYKQRSLSPVTSPLLREPRPRHAHAAAAAFALEAAAIGLSRERERALDYYGLYDERGRPYSYPIMAEEDLMPEDDQRATRNLFIGNLDHNVSEVELRRAFEKYGIIEEVVIKRPARGQGGAYAFLKFQNLDMAHRAKVAMSGRVVGRNPIKIGYGKANPTTRLWVGGLGPSTSLAALAREFDRFGSIRTIDYVKGDSFAYIQYESLDAAQAACAQMRGFPLGGPERRLRVDFAKAEETRYPQQYQPAPLPVHYELLADGYSRHRSLEQDLRVRDRTPPHLLYSDRDRSFAEADWASPAKNAERRNNLESYSRSVRSRSGERWGSDSDRSVPKPWEERRKRRSLSSDRGRTTHSPYEDRSRTKASGPALDRSPDRARKENHTTESGAEKEQSNSLQNNRHATEEKPHREASDAPQPKKRDSERNHRTGESESKTHEEPKSETKKLKNLSEYAQTLQLAWNGLLVLKNSCFPTSMHILEGDLGVINGLLKDHSSGGKLTQLKIAQRLRLDQPKLDEVTRRIKQGSPNGYAVLLATQSTAAGAGAEGTFPVVEPGLQRRLLRNLVSYLKQKQAAGVISLPVGGAKGRDSTGMLYAFPPCEFSQQYLQSALRTLGKLEEEHMVIVIVKDTA, from the coding sequence ATGAAGCGGGGCAGCGAACGGGACTCCAGCCCgccgggggccgggggaggccgcgccgccgccgtcAAGCGGCCCCGCGAACGCGAACGCGAGAGCAGCAGCCGGCGCGGCCCGCACCGGAGCTCGGGCGCCTCCCGCAGCAGCCGGGACAAGTCCacgcccggcggcggcggcggaggcggcggcggcaccaccaccaccaccaccagcgGAGGCGGCTCCAGCTCCCGCAGCCACCGCGGCGATGAgcgcgccggcggcggcggcgactCGAACCACcgcccggcggggagcggctCGGCCTCGGGCGCCCGCGGTGGCGGCAGCCAGgccgccccctcctcctcctcttcctcctcctcctcctcgtcccgGGCGCTCGGCGTGCCCAAGGCCAAGGCCCTGCCGGGCGCTGTGGTGGCCCCCTCGCtgctgctggccgggccgccGCCGGGCGCCGCGCCCTCGCtgctgctggccgggccgctGGGGGGCTCGGCGGGGCTGGCCGGGGAGCCGCCCGGCTCCTGTGAGTACAAGACGCTGCTGGTGAGCGGGCTGAGCGCGGCCCTGCCCGACCAGCTGCTGGAGGACGGTCTGTTCCGCCTCTTCCAGCGCTTCGCAggggggggagctggggacaTCAGTGTCAAACTCTCCCACACGCCCGAGCTCGGCCGTGTCGCCTACGTCAACTTCCGACACCCTGGGGACGCCCGCGATGCCCGCCGGCACGCCCGGGCTCGGCAGCTGCTCCTCTACGATCGGCCCCTCAAGGTGGAGCCAGTGTACCTGCGCGGAGGACGGAGGAGCCGCACGCCACCTCCCGCGCCCTCTCCAGAGCCCCTGGGGTACCTGCCGCCCATCCATGGCACCTACCAGTACAAGCAGAGATCGCTCTCTCCTGTCACCAGCCCCTTGCTGCGGGAGCCACGGCCCAGGCATGCTCACGCTGCAGCTGCCGCCTTTGCTTTGGAAGCAGCCGCCATCGGGCTCTCCCGGGAGCGGGAGAGGGCCCTGGATTACTACGGGCTGTATGACGAGCGTGGCCGTCCTTACAGTTACCCCATCATGGCTGAGGAAGACCTGATGCCGGAGGATGATCAGAGAGCAACCCGCAACCTCTTCATTGGCAACCTAGACCACAATGTCTCGGAGGTGGAGCTGAGACGTGCCTTTGAGAAGTATGGCATTATTGAAGAAGTGGTGATCAAGCGCCCTGCCCGGGGCCAAGGCGGGGCTTACGCTTTCCTCAAGTTCCAAAACTTGGACATGGCACATCGGGCCAAGGTCGCCATGTCGGGCCGTGTGGTTGGCAGGAACCCTATCAAAATTGGCTATGGGAAAGCCAACCCTACTACGAGGCTGTGGGTGGGTGGTCTTGGTCCAAGTACTTCCTTGGCTGCCCTGGCAAGGGAGTTTGACCGCTTTGGCAGCATCAGGACTATTGACTATGTGAAGGGAGACAGCTTCGCTTACATCCAGTACGAAAGCTTGGATGCTGCCCAGGCTGCCTGTGCGCAGATGAGGGGCTTTCCTTTGGGCGGACCGGAGAGGAGGCTCCGAGTTGATTTTGCCAAAGCAGAAGAGACAAGATACCCACAGCAGTACCAGCCTGCACCACTGCCCGTGCACTATGAACTGCTAGCGGATGGGTACAGCAGACACAGAAGCCTAGAGCAAGACTTGAGGGTGCGAGATAGGACTCCTCCACATCTCCTGTACTCAGACAGAGACAGGAGCTTTGCAGAGGCAGACTGGGCCAGCCCTGCCAAAAATGCTGAACGCAGAAACAACTTGGAAAGCTACAGCCGATCAGTGCGTAGCCGGAGTGGAGAGCGCTGGGGCAGTGACAGCGATCGCAGTGTGCCCAAACCATGGGAAGAGAGGCGGAAGCGCCGGAGTCTTTCCAGTGACCGCGGGAGGACTACCCACTCACCTTACGAGGACAGAAGCAGGACAAAGGCCAGTGGGCCAGCTTTAGACCGCAGCCCAGACAGGGCTCGCAAGGAGAATCACACTACAGAATCGGGAGCTGAGAAAGAGCAGAGTAACTCCCTTCAGAACAATCGTCATGCGACTGAGGAGAAACCCCATCGTGAGGCATCCGATGCTCCCCAGCCTAAAAAAAGGGACAGCGAACGCAATCATCGAACTGGTGAATCAGAATCAAAAACTCACGAGGAGCCAAAATCTGAGACCAAAAAGCTAAAGAATTTATCAGAATATGCTCAGACACTGCAACTTGCTTGGAACGGGCTTCTCGTGCTAAAAAACAGCTGCTTCCCCACCTCTATGCACATCCTGGAGGGAGACCTCGGTGTCATCAACGGACTCCTTAAAGACCATTCATCTGGCGGGAAGTTAACGCAGCTCAAAATTGCTCAGAGACTTCGGCTTGACCAGCCCAAGCTGGATGAAGTAACGCGCCGTATCAAACAAGGCAGCCCCAATGGCTACGCTGTGCTCCTGGCAACCCAATCCACTGcggcaggggcaggggctgagggGACCTTCCCTGTTGTAGAGCCTGGCTTGCAGCGACGGCTTCTCAGGAATCTGGTCTCCTACTTGAAACAGAAGCAGGCTGCTGGGGTTATCAGCCTGCCCGTGGGAGGGGCGAAGGGCAGAGACAGCACAGGCATGCTTTACGCATTCCCTCCTTGTGAATTCTCTCAGCAGTACCTCCAGTCAGCACTAAGGACATTGGGAAAGTTAGAAGAAGAACATATGGTGATAGTTATAGTCAAAGACACTGCCTAG
- the MANF gene encoding mesencephalic astrocyte-derived neurotrophic factor has product MRAAHGLWAALALLLLPDGGRALRDGECEVCVTFLGRFYQTLKDNDVEFTPASIEKELLKSCREAKGKENRLCYYVGATSDAATKIINEVSKPMSHHIPVEKICEKLKKKDSQICELKYDKQIDLSTADLRKLRVRELRRILDDWGEACKGCAEKSDFIRRIHELMPKYAPRAAGARADL; this is encoded by the exons ATGCGGGCGGCCCACGGGCTCTGGGCGGCACTGGCCCTGCTCTTGCTGCCGGATGGTGGCCGGGCCCTGCGTGACGGGGAGTGCGAGG TGTGTGTTACGTTCCTGGGAAGGTTCTACCAGACTCTAAAGGACAACGATGTTGAGTTCACACCTGCCAGTATTGAAAAGGAGCTCTTGAAATcctgcagagaagcaaaaggcaaagagaaCCGCCTG TGCTATTATGTTGGGGCCACAAGTGATGCAGCCACCAAAATCATTAACGAGGTATCAAAGCCCATGAGCCATCATATCCCTGTGGAAAAAATCTGTGAGAAGCTAAAGAAGAAAGACAGTCAGATCTGTGAACTAAAATACG ACAAACAGATCGACCTGAGCACCGCCGACCTGCGCAAGCTGCGCGTCCGGGAGCTGCGGCGGATCCTGGACGACTGGGGCGAGGCGTGCAAGGGCTGCGCGGAGAAGTCCGACTTCATCCGCAGGATCCACGAACTGATGCCCAAGTACGCGCCGCGAGCCGCCGGCGCCCGCGCGGACCTCTGA